DNA from Ignavibacteriales bacterium:
CGATTGGTAATTATGTTTTAACAGGTGGGGAAATTCCAGCACTGGTAATTATTGATTCAATTGTTCGTTTAATTCCTGGTGTATTAAATGACAGCGAATCAGCCTTGAATGATTCTTTTCAGGATGGCGATGTTGTTGAACCGCCATATTATACGAGACCAGCAGATTATAAAGGTATGAAAGTGCCGGAAGTTCTTTTATCCGGCGATACAAAAAAGATTGAAGATTGGAAAAAAGAACAATCAAAAGTTTTAACTGATAAATGGAAAAAATTAAATAGTTCGGAGTAGTTATGGATAATCTTAAAGAGTTTGTAGTAGATCAAATAAAAACAGATTTACCCGCATTTAATTCGGGTGATCACATTCGTGTTCACGTTAGAGTTATTGAAGGTGATAAAGAAAGAATCCAGCCTTTTGAAGGTGATGTTATAAGTATAAAAGGTACTGGCATTTCTAAAACTTTTACTGTAAGAAAAATTTCGAGCGGTGTTGGTGTAGAAAGAATTTTTCCTTTGTACTCACCTAAAATTGCCAAAATAGAACTTCTTAAACAAGGCGATGTTAGAAGAGCTAAGTTGTATTATCTTAGAAATTTATCTGGCAAAGCTGCAAGAATTAAAAGCAAGACAAAATAATAACAACTGGTTGTTTAAGCCGCTTACTAAAGCGGCTTTTGATTATTTTAGTTACCTGAAATTAAACAGGCAATAAATTGCCAAGACCAAATTAATCCAAATCTCCAATATCAAATACTGTTTTTGTTTGGATTTTGAATTTTATGATTAGGATTTGTTTGATATTTAGTCCCGCACTGCGGGATTGATGTTTGGAATTTGATATCAATGCGAATAGTATTTCCCCAAAATATTTTTTCTAAAATTCTTTCTTTCGCTTTACCGGAAGAATTCAGGCGTAACATTTCTTTTCAAGATGTGTCTCTTATTTCGAGAGAGTTGGAAAAAGGTAATGCTGATCTGGCACTTGTACCTTCCTGCGATTTAGTTAAGCACCCGGAATTATTTATCTCAAAGAAAATTGCCATTTCATTTGATGGACAATTATCGAGTTCTTACCTTTACTTTGTACCCGGACAGAATAGTTTTACTGATCTATTTTTAAGCGGAGAAGTATCCGCCAATGAAATTATTTTAAGCAAGATTTTATTTGCCGAAAGATATTCTTCAGACATTAATGTTCATCTTGAAACAGGGAAGCCAGACGATCAAAAAAATTGTTTAATTTCTGGTAACGTAAATTTTAGTCAGGGAAAATTTCTTCGCGGATTAAGTTTTGCAGACGAGCTTTCAACTATGATTTTCCTTCCTTATGTGAATTTTATAATCGTATCAAGAGAAGAAAGAATGATTGAAGCCTTTAATAAATCCATAAGCAATATTGACAAATGGGTTGATGATAATGTTGATGCGATAATTGAAAAGCTGCAATTGGAATTACCCACAGTAAATTTTATCAAAGAAAATTTCAACTCAGTTTATTTTGAAATGACAGAGAACGAAATTGACAGTCTCTCCGAACTAATCCGCCTGCCTTTTTACCACGGTATAGTTGATGAACTGATTGATTTAAAGTTAGTATGAGATTAATGAAGAATGAAAAATGTAGAATGTAAAATGAAGATTATTGATTTATTACAAATAGATTGTTGACAGTAAATGATAAATGATTTATTTTGAATCCGAAATAATTTATAAGGATCGAAATATTGATCACGGGGAATTCATTCCAAGATTACAGACAGTTTAAGATTATTAAACTGACCGACTCCGTTTATTGTACTTCCCAAACAATAACAGCAAAAGAACGATTTAAAATAGAGCTAAACATTACATTTTTTTTTCATCAGTCAATGTACAAACACTGACGGAGAAAACTTTACTTGCTGATGAAAGTGTTATAATGGTGGAGAAAAAATTCAGCTCACTAATTTTATAAAAATAAAGTTTAGCAATTCTGACAAGAAATAATCCGCAATAACCTAATAATGAAACGACTCACCAAAAATATGTCGTCTCATTGTTTTTTTATTATATCTCTATGTGTGAAATATTTAGCACATTATCATTCTTGCGGATTGCTTCCAGCATATTTGGTGTTGCTGCCTGGTTCAACTTCATTGTACAACTTGCAGCAATACCGCCATCAAAAATTACGTTTTCAACTTCTTCAATATTAATATTTCCGTCTTTCAGAATATCAAAAACTGCAGCAAGAACACCGGGTCTATCATAATGCTTAACAACAAGCTGGTAATGCGCTTCAATTTTCTTTGCGCGGTTTACCCAATGTGCAATTACTCCGCTTCCTAAAAAGTCGCGGATAATGTTTACAGTTTCTTCGGCAACAGCATTCTGTGCCTGCTCTGTAGATGCGCCAATATGATGCGTCACATAAACGTTCTCAAGTTCCTGCAGTGGAGATTTAACCGTTCC
Protein-coding regions in this window:
- the rplS gene encoding 50S ribosomal protein L19, coding for MDNLKEFVVDQIKTDLPAFNSGDHIRVHVRVIEGDKERIQPFEGDVISIKGTGISKTFTVRKISSGVGVERIFPLYSPKIAKIELLKQGDVRRAKLYYLRNLSGKAARIKSKTK